In a genomic window of Curtobacterium sp. MCBD17_035:
- a CDS encoding amino acid ABC transporter permease, whose amino-acid sequence MTTTPTTVVAAPSEIEVERRLYRRQRGRRSVAVSIVSSLVVVALVWVGVVNTPGWAAVQQSFFDPETAVSAFPDILLGLWLNVRILFFASIGVAVFATLLAVVRGLRSPVAFPLRLLATGYTDLFRGLPLIIVLYLVGYGVPGLGVFPRFPAEVWGTIAIILTYSSYVAEVLRAGMEAVHPSQRLAARSLGLSHAQTLRLVVLPQGLRKVTPALMNDFVSMQKDVGLVSILGAVDAVRAANIAQAESYDFTPYFVAGLLFVLISLPLIRLTDALALRQQRREQSGGAV is encoded by the coding sequence GTGACCACCACCCCGACCACCGTCGTCGCGGCGCCGAGCGAGATCGAGGTCGAGCGGCGGCTGTACCGGCGCCAGCGGGGCCGCCGCTCGGTGGCGGTGAGCATCGTCTCGTCGCTCGTGGTGGTCGCGCTCGTCTGGGTCGGCGTCGTCAACACCCCCGGATGGGCGGCGGTGCAGCAGTCGTTCTTCGACCCGGAGACGGCGGTCTCGGCCTTCCCCGACATCCTGCTCGGGCTGTGGCTCAACGTCCGGATCCTGTTCTTCGCGTCGATCGGCGTCGCCGTGTTCGCGACGCTCCTGGCCGTCGTCCGAGGGCTCCGGAGCCCCGTGGCCTTCCCGCTCCGGCTGCTCGCCACCGGGTACACGGACCTCTTCCGGGGCCTGCCGCTCATCATCGTGCTGTACCTGGTCGGCTACGGCGTGCCGGGGCTCGGTGTCTTCCCGCGGTTCCCCGCCGAGGTCTGGGGCACCATCGCGATCATCCTGACCTACTCGTCGTACGTCGCCGAGGTGCTCCGCGCCGGCATGGAGGCCGTGCACCCGTCCCAGCGCCTGGCCGCGCGGTCGCTCGGCCTGTCGCATGCGCAGACGCTCCGGCTCGTCGTCCTGCCGCAGGGGCTGCGGAAGGTCACCCCGGCGCTCATGAACGACTTCGTGTCGATGCAGAAGGACGTCGGGCTCGTGTCGATCCTCGGCGCGGTGGACGCCGTGCGGGCCGCGAACATCGCACAGGCCGAGTCGTACGACTTCACGCCGTACTTCGTCGCGGGGCTCCTGTTCGTGCTCATCAGCCTGCCGCTCATCCGGCTCACCGACGCGCTCGCGCTGCGCCAGCAGCGGCGTGAGCAGAGCGGTGGTGCGGTGTGA
- a CDS encoding carboxylesterase/lipase family protein gives MTTPTSTEPLTVRTTGGAVRGVERDGIRRWLGVPYAEPPVGELRWRAPRRVRPWEGVRPAVAPGPAGPQRPHPYTGGIARRFPQSENCLYVTVTSPTDADGLPVLVFVHGGAYRSGSGGTPDYDGGALARLGVVLVTVSYRLGVFGSMDLRVLGGDGVTFDANCTLRDQIAALEWVAENVAGFGGDPARITVFGESSGGNSVTTLLAAPSARPVLAGAIAQSAHPMTAHSPENKAEHARMLARRLGLDPAHAGRAMRAMPVSRLQTVAEEVDDAVTRESPLVAVMSPTIDGDVLPEHPLAAARAGRTAPVPLVIGTNHDEASLFKHARTPILPNTRERVERLVGGTDPEAWQRIRRLYADDADRPRRDWVAAGGDGVFHVPSIDMAEAHAAAGNPTWMYRFDHASPLMRLVGLGAAHGTELPYLFGTFRTPLGRIVAGTDTPATRRRIHEVLAGSWTAFARDGVPSHRGWSWPRYTAEDRATLCIDRVSHVERDPDRAVRAAWSGVHYEF, from the coding sequence ATGACCACGCCGACGTCCACGGAGCCCCTGACCGTCCGGACCACGGGCGGCGCCGTCCGCGGCGTCGAGCGGGACGGGATCCGCCGTTGGCTCGGCGTGCCGTACGCCGAGCCGCCGGTCGGGGAGCTCCGGTGGCGAGCGCCGCGCCGCGTCAGGCCGTGGGAGGGTGTCCGACCCGCCGTCGCGCCCGGCCCGGCCGGTCCGCAGCGCCCGCACCCCTACACGGGCGGCATCGCTCGGCGGTTCCCGCAGTCCGAGAACTGCCTGTACGTCACCGTCACCAGTCCGACCGACGCGGACGGCCTGCCCGTGCTCGTGTTCGTGCACGGCGGCGCCTACCGGTCCGGCTCGGGCGGGACACCCGACTACGACGGCGGCGCCCTCGCCCGGCTCGGCGTCGTCCTCGTGACCGTCTCGTACCGGCTCGGCGTGTTCGGCAGCATGGACCTCCGCGTGCTCGGCGGCGACGGTGTGACCTTCGACGCGAACTGCACCCTGCGCGACCAGATCGCCGCCCTCGAGTGGGTCGCCGAGAACGTCGCCGGCTTCGGTGGGGACCCGGCCCGGATCACCGTGTTCGGCGAGTCCTCCGGCGGGAACTCGGTGACGACCCTGTTGGCCGCGCCGTCCGCCCGGCCGGTGCTCGCCGGGGCGATCGCGCAGAGCGCACACCCGATGACCGCGCACTCGCCCGAGAACAAGGCGGAGCACGCGCGCATGCTCGCGCGACGACTCGGACTCGACCCGGCCCACGCCGGGCGGGCGATGCGAGCGATGCCGGTGTCGCGCCTCCAGACCGTGGCCGAGGAAGTCGACGACGCGGTGACCCGGGAGTCCCCGCTCGTCGCCGTCATGTCGCCGACGATCGACGGCGACGTCCTGCCGGAACACCCGCTCGCCGCCGCCCGGGCCGGGCGGACGGCGCCGGTGCCACTCGTGATCGGCACGAACCACGACGAGGCGTCGCTGTTCAAGCACGCGCGGACCCCGATCCTGCCGAACACGCGGGAGCGCGTCGAACGACTCGTGGGCGGCACGGACCCGGAAGCCTGGCAGCGCATCCGACGGCTGTACGCCGACGACGCGGACCGGCCTCGCCGCGACTGGGTGGCCGCCGGCGGGGACGGCGTGTTCCACGTGCCGTCGATCGACATGGCCGAGGCGCACGCCGCCGCAGGCAACCCCACCTGGATGTACCGGTTCGACCACGCGTCGCCGCTCATGCGGCTCGTCGGGCTCGGCGCCGCGCACGGCACCGAACTGCCCTACCTGTTCGGCACCTTCCGCACACCGCTCGGGAGGATCGTGGCCGGCACCGACACGCCCGCGACCCGACGGCGGATCCACGAGGTCCTCGCCGGCTCCTGGACCGCGTTCGCGCGCGACGGCGTGCCGTCCCACCGGGGCTGGTCCTGGCCGCGGTACACCGCCGAGGACCGGGCGACGCTCTGCATCGACCGGGTGAGCCACGTCGAGCGAGACCCCGACCGTGCCGTGCGTGCGGCCTGGAGCGGCGTGCACTACGAGTTCTGA
- a CDS encoding adenosylhomocysteinase has protein sequence MPPAQDADPDVLAWAGAAVRRYAAATNLLVAGRRFRVVGPGPDASTLRAVLTAMGARHAPEGPVDQLWCTGDPAESTAAVDAHGAPPRGRTLVVIDAGRHVPAVDEDAFGPVVVARPGVLAVPHHADGVFLVSTGREPERDALAAERIRWAGRHMPVSRALAAQLRADRALAGVRVGVAMVLEPKTAVLSLLLQDAGADVVVYAHADETDDAVAAALRDAGLVVFASSTVDLAGQRRLALEMLDREPQILLDDGAHVIRLLHEARPELLPGMVGAAEETTSGLRPLRTMAEQGALRLPVVAVNDARAKTLFDNRYGTGQSTVFAVFDLLDAVTARDAVARLPAAGGTAAVIGYGPVGEGVAQVLTALGLRVVVAETDPVRALQAVFAGYDVAPVRTAVAGADLVMSATGVRDTVSLDVLRACAPDAVVAVAGGIDQEVATDDARAAGSVRTTIAPRLERMTVPDTERAVLLVDGGGCVNVTAAEGNPIEIMDLSFAVQLAAVRMLLEHGAELPVGVHPIDPAADARIAAAALADLGLAVDSPRGPDPDGGAQGRPSDVRTTRFGAPP, from the coding sequence ATGCCGCCCGCGCAAGACGCCGACCCGGACGTGCTCGCCTGGGCCGGCGCTGCCGTCCGCCGGTACGCGGCGGCCACGAACCTGCTCGTCGCCGGACGCCGGTTCCGCGTCGTGGGCCCCGGCCCCGACGCGTCGACACTCCGCGCCGTGCTCACCGCGATGGGCGCCCGACACGCGCCGGAGGGGCCGGTCGACCAGCTCTGGTGCACCGGCGACCCCGCCGAGAGCACCGCGGCCGTCGACGCGCACGGCGCCCCGCCCCGCGGCCGCACGCTCGTCGTGATCGACGCGGGTCGTCACGTCCCCGCGGTCGACGAGGACGCCTTCGGCCCGGTCGTCGTCGCGCGCCCCGGCGTGCTCGCGGTCCCGCACCACGCCGACGGTGTGTTCCTGGTGAGCACCGGACGGGAGCCGGAGCGTGACGCGCTCGCCGCGGAGCGCATCCGGTGGGCCGGCCGGCACATGCCGGTGAGCAGGGCGCTCGCCGCCCAGCTCCGCGCCGACCGCGCGCTCGCCGGGGTCCGCGTCGGCGTCGCGATGGTGCTCGAGCCGAAGACGGCGGTCCTGTCGTTGCTCCTGCAGGACGCGGGTGCCGACGTCGTCGTCTACGCGCACGCGGACGAGACCGACGACGCCGTGGCGGCCGCGCTCCGCGACGCCGGCCTCGTCGTGTTCGCGTCGAGCACGGTCGACCTCGCGGGGCAGCGGCGGCTCGCCCTCGAGATGCTCGACCGCGAGCCGCAGATCCTGCTCGACGACGGCGCCCACGTCATCCGGCTCCTCCACGAGGCCCGGCCCGAACTCCTGCCCGGCATGGTCGGCGCGGCCGAGGAGACCACGAGCGGCCTGCGCCCCCTCCGGACCATGGCGGAACAGGGTGCGCTGCGGCTGCCGGTCGTCGCGGTGAACGACGCGCGCGCCAAGACGCTGTTCGACAACCGGTACGGGACCGGGCAGTCCACGGTCTTCGCGGTGTTCGATCTGCTCGACGCCGTCACCGCGCGCGATGCCGTGGCGCGGCTGCCGGCCGCGGGAGGCACGGCAGCCGTGATCGGGTACGGTCCGGTCGGCGAGGGGGTCGCCCAGGTCCTGACGGCGCTCGGGCTGCGCGTCGTCGTCGCCGAGACCGATCCCGTGCGGGCACTGCAGGCCGTGTTCGCGGGGTACGACGTCGCGCCCGTCAGGACCGCCGTCGCCGGTGCCGACCTCGTGATGTCGGCCACGGGCGTGCGGGACACGGTGTCGCTCGACGTGCTGCGGGCGTGCGCACCCGACGCGGTCGTCGCGGTGGCGGGCGGGATCGACCAGGAGGTCGCGACCGACGATGCTCGCGCCGCCGGCAGCGTCCGCACGACCATCGCTCCTCGCCTCGAACGGATGACCGTGCCGGACACCGAGCGCGCGGTGCTCCTCGTCGACGGGGGCGGGTGCGTGAACGTCACGGCGGCCGAGGGCAACCCGATCGAGATCATGGACCTGTCCTTCGCGGTGCAGCTCGCCGCGGTGCGGATGCTGCTCGAGCACGGTGCGGAGCTGCCCGTCGGCGTGCACCCGATCGACCCCGCCGCGGACGCCCGCATCGCTGCGGCGGCACTGGCCGATCTCGGACTCGCCGTCGACTCGCCTCGCGGACCCGACCCCGACGGGGGCGCGCAGGGGCGGCCCTCCGACGTCCGCACCACGCGGTTCGGAGCCCCACCGTGA
- a CDS encoding amidohydrolase family protein, whose translation MSASVTVHSAHVVVPMTAPPILDGAVAVRGDRILHVGERAWVVDQLAARGLPYTERRWRGALLPGLVNAHSHLQYTGMAAVGAGRYRGFEDWAAAFTADYGGREHDWSADAAEGAAQSIRAGVTSIADIITDLEAVSVLADAGLGGIAYWEVMDWENAAWQERGRDQVLGELEHIPEHPGAGLSPHAPYSLDVGPLLDLPDIVRQRGLRLHLHLGESAFEAERRALEPVPGLAGVVGLGRGADWHQANVPSFRALRALGFGASATTFVDRLGVLGPDCHIAHGVYMTAADRALLRARGTAVALCPRSNAVIGLDPPPVADYLREGSAIAVGTDSLSSSPSLDLMADVAALHRIARNQGYGARDLHERLLAAATLGGAHAMGLDVGPDRVGHLAVGARADLAVFDVDARTVADALAELAEDGAGRARATVIRGMVRAVEGTVLTATHVPERTP comes from the coding sequence GTGAGCGCGTCGGTCACCGTGCACTCGGCGCACGTCGTCGTGCCGATGACCGCGCCACCGATCCTGGACGGTGCCGTCGCCGTCCGGGGCGACCGCATCCTCCACGTCGGCGAACGCGCCTGGGTCGTCGACCAGCTCGCCGCCCGTGGCCTGCCGTACACGGAGCGCCGCTGGCGCGGCGCACTCCTGCCCGGTCTCGTCAACGCGCACTCGCACCTCCAGTACACCGGCATGGCCGCGGTCGGCGCCGGCCGGTACCGGGGGTTCGAGGACTGGGCGGCGGCGTTCACCGCCGACTACGGCGGGCGCGAGCACGACTGGAGTGCCGACGCGGCCGAGGGCGCCGCGCAGTCCATCCGGGCCGGCGTCACGAGCATCGCGGACATCATCACCGACCTCGAGGCGGTGTCCGTCCTCGCCGACGCGGGGCTCGGGGGTATCGCGTACTGGGAGGTCATGGACTGGGAGAACGCCGCCTGGCAGGAGCGGGGGCGTGACCAGGTCCTCGGCGAACTCGAGCACATCCCGGAGCACCCGGGTGCCGGTCTGTCGCCGCACGCGCCGTACTCGCTCGACGTGGGTCCGTTGCTCGACCTGCCCGACATCGTGCGTCAGCGGGGACTCCGGTTGCACCTGCACCTGGGCGAGTCGGCGTTCGAGGCGGAACGCCGCGCCCTCGAACCCGTGCCGGGCCTCGCCGGCGTCGTCGGACTCGGCCGGGGCGCCGACTGGCACCAGGCGAACGTGCCGTCGTTCCGGGCGCTCCGCGCACTCGGCTTCGGCGCGAGCGCCACGACGTTCGTCGACCGGCTCGGGGTGCTCGGGCCGGACTGTCACATCGCCCACGGCGTGTACATGACCGCCGCCGATCGGGCGCTGCTCCGCGCGCGCGGGACCGCCGTCGCCCTCTGCCCGCGGTCGAACGCCGTCATCGGACTCGACCCGCCGCCCGTCGCCGACTACCTGCGCGAGGGCAGCGCGATCGCGGTCGGCACGGACTCGCTGTCGTCGTCGCCCTCCCTCGACCTCATGGCGGACGTCGCGGCCCTGCACCGCATCGCGCGGAACCAGGGGTACGGCGCCCGCGACCTGCACGAGCGGTTGCTCGCGGCGGCGACCCTCGGCGGCGCGCACGCGATGGGCCTCGACGTCGGGCCGGACCGCGTCGGCCACCTCGCCGTCGGCGCACGGGCCGACCTCGCGGTGTTCGACGTCGACGCCCGGACCGTCGCGGACGCCCTCGCGGAACTCGCGGAGGACGGCGCCGGCCGGGCGAGGGCCACCGTCATCCGCGGTATGGTCCGCGCCGTCGAAGGGACCGTGCTCACCGCCACCCACGTCCCCGAGAGGACCCCGTGA
- a CDS encoding ABC transporter substrate-binding protein has protein sequence MSPRRRPRTPRTLVAVAAAVVALTLAACSAGGSGSGSRTVTAGKLTIATGQPAYSPWVEGNKPQSGKGFEAAVAYAVAQEMGYAKDDVVWKRSTFDSAIAPGAKDWDVNIQQFSITAKRKQAVDFSAPYYTTTQAVVTTSGSKAADATSVSALTGLKVGVATGTTSYDVAKDALGQPQVFNSNDDAVLALKSGQIDAVVTDLPTAFYVASAELKKGKVVGQFPASSGTGDQFGIVLPKGSALTPKVSGAIRALKADGTLQHITTKWLSTAVDVPVLH, from the coding sequence GTGTCCCCTCGACGCCGACCCCGCACCCCTCGCACACTCGTGGCGGTCGCCGCCGCGGTCGTCGCGCTCACCCTCGCGGCCTGCAGCGCCGGCGGCTCCGGCTCCGGCAGCCGGACCGTGACGGCCGGCAAGCTGACGATCGCCACCGGCCAGCCCGCGTACTCGCCCTGGGTCGAGGGGAACAAGCCGCAGTCCGGCAAGGGGTTCGAGGCGGCCGTCGCGTACGCCGTCGCGCAGGAGATGGGCTACGCGAAGGACGACGTGGTCTGGAAGCGGAGCACCTTCGACAGCGCCATCGCCCCCGGTGCCAAGGACTGGGACGTGAACATCCAGCAGTTCAGCATCACGGCGAAGCGGAAGCAGGCGGTCGACTTCTCGGCGCCGTACTACACGACCACGCAGGCGGTCGTGACGACGTCGGGGTCGAAGGCGGCCGACGCCACGAGCGTCAGCGCGCTCACGGGCCTCAAGGTCGGCGTCGCCACCGGCACCACGAGCTACGACGTCGCGAAGGACGCCCTCGGGCAGCCGCAGGTGTTCAACTCGAACGACGACGCCGTCCTCGCGCTCAAGAGCGGACAGATCGACGCCGTCGTCACCGACCTGCCCACCGCGTTCTACGTCGCGTCCGCGGAACTGAAGAAGGGCAAGGTCGTCGGTCAGTTCCCCGCCTCGTCGGGCACGGGTGACCAGTTCGGCATCGTCCTGCCGAAGGGCTCGGCGCTGACGCCGAAGGTGAGCGGGGCGATCCGCGCGCTCAAGGCCGACGGCACGCTGCAGCACATCACGACCAAGTGGCTGTCGACCGCGGTCGACGTGCCCGTCCTGCACTGA
- a CDS encoding PrsW family intramembrane metalloprotease, with translation MATTDPARTAFDAPIDPDYDDVPRPHAHHRHGWWWKTLLVGLALWLITIVVTVFTRNTNLVPTIILLGSFLVPFTVVLFVIERVTGTVSTMQLIVAFFVGGILGVLGASVLEANLHQNVFLYIAVGFVEEFVKGVLLLFVGWRVRPKTARQGALLGATVGAGFAAFESAGYAFNAAITQQGIDLFSLLQTEVIRAVLSPVGHVLWTAILGAVIFGLAHGSQRIRWSWLVLVAYVGVALLHGLWDSTSEIAALIALLVTGNARMELMYGTLPPGSAGAVSALTNVLYLIGIAIVSVVGVIVLVTVLVHYRRRYPRPNRPAAGPGPEAAFGAAHQQGGAVDQRGDDDGWGSTPPPHVLR, from the coding sequence ATGGCCACCACCGACCCGGCGCGCACTGCGTTCGACGCACCGATCGACCCGGACTACGACGACGTCCCCCGACCGCACGCGCACCACCGCCACGGCTGGTGGTGGAAGACCCTGCTCGTCGGGCTGGCGCTCTGGCTCATCACGATCGTCGTGACCGTGTTCACGCGGAACACGAACCTCGTGCCGACGATCATCCTGCTCGGCAGCTTCCTCGTGCCGTTCACCGTCGTGCTGTTCGTCATCGAGCGGGTCACGGGGACGGTCAGCACGATGCAGCTCATCGTCGCGTTCTTCGTCGGCGGCATCCTCGGCGTGCTCGGGGCATCCGTGCTCGAGGCGAACCTGCACCAGAACGTGTTCCTGTACATCGCCGTCGGGTTCGTCGAGGAGTTCGTCAAGGGCGTGCTCCTGCTCTTCGTCGGATGGCGGGTCCGGCCGAAGACCGCGCGCCAGGGAGCGCTGCTCGGCGCCACCGTCGGTGCCGGGTTCGCCGCGTTCGAGTCCGCTGGGTACGCGTTCAACGCGGCGATCACCCAGCAGGGCATCGACCTGTTCTCGCTGCTCCAGACCGAGGTCATCCGCGCCGTGCTCTCGCCGGTCGGTCACGTGCTCTGGACCGCGATCCTCGGGGCGGTCATCTTCGGCCTCGCCCACGGCAGCCAGCGCATCCGCTGGTCGTGGCTCGTGCTCGTGGCGTACGTCGGCGTGGCCCTGCTGCACGGGTTGTGGGACTCGACGAGCGAGATCGCGGCGCTCATCGCGCTGCTCGTCACCGGCAACGCGCGCATGGAACTCATGTACGGCACGCTCCCGCCCGGGTCCGCCGGTGCGGTGTCGGCGCTGACGAACGTGCTCTACCTGATCGGGATCGCGATCGTGTCGGTCGTCGGCGTCATCGTGCTCGTGACGGTGCTGGTGCACTACCGCCGCCGGTACCCGCGGCCGAACCGACCGGCTGCCGGGCCCGGTCCCGAGGCCGCCTTCGGTGCCGCCCACCAGCAGGGCGGCGCCGTCGACCAGCGTGGCGATGACGACGGGTGGGGGAGCACGCCGCCGCCGCACGTCCTCCGCTGA
- a CDS encoding cupin domain-containing protein codes for MNDTPPRPGMVARRTVAGDLVEWLDVPPRARALGMEPHPEGGWYVRTWTSPAVVTTPAGERPAATLIHFLLPPGEASAWHRVTSDEIWMWHGPDAVVLELGGSGDAPEPGARITLGPDAGRDRVNDAQAFVRGGVWQRTLPGEGEVLVSCLVSPGFAFEDFTLAT; via the coding sequence GTGAACGACACCCCGCCCCGCCCCGGCATGGTCGCCCGCCGCACCGTCGCCGGTGACCTCGTCGAGTGGCTCGACGTCCCGCCGCGCGCCCGCGCCCTCGGCATGGAACCGCACCCCGAGGGCGGCTGGTACGTCCGCACCTGGACGTCGCCCGCCGTGGTGACGACGCCCGCGGGGGAGCGACCGGCCGCGACGCTCATCCACTTCCTCCTGCCGCCGGGGGAGGCGTCGGCGTGGCACCGGGTGACCTCGGACGAGATCTGGATGTGGCACGGACCGGACGCCGTCGTCCTCGAACTCGGCGGCAGCGGTGACGCCCCGGAGCCCGGCGCGCGGATCACCCTCGGACCGGACGCCGGCCGCGACCGTGTGAACGACGCGCAGGCGTTCGTCCGCGGGGGCGTGTGGCAGCGGACCCTGCCCGGCGAGGGCGAGGTGCTCGTCAGCTGCCTGGTGTCGCCGGGATTCGCGTTCGAGGACTTCACCCTGGCAACCTGA
- a CDS encoding amino acid ABC transporter ATP-binding protein — translation MRGIDLAVDRHDVVVVIGASGSGKSTLLRTVNLLEPIDDGQILLQGQDISDPRVDVDATRGRIGVVFQQFNLFPHMTVLDNVTIAARRVHRIPRAEAETTARRLLDRIGLGAFAGAYPDRLSGGQQQRVAIVRAIATDPELLLLDEVTSALDPQLVGEVLDLVRDLKQGGSTILMTTHEMSFARRVADRVVFLHEGAVAEQGSPDAVLGDPQHPALRAFLARVQR, via the coding sequence CTGCGCGGCATCGACCTGGCCGTCGACCGGCACGACGTCGTCGTGGTCATCGGCGCCTCGGGATCCGGTAAGTCGACCCTGCTGCGGACGGTGAACCTGCTCGAGCCGATCGACGACGGCCAGATCCTGCTGCAGGGGCAGGACATCTCCGATCCCCGTGTCGACGTCGACGCCACCCGCGGACGCATCGGTGTCGTGTTCCAGCAGTTCAACCTGTTCCCGCACATGACCGTGCTCGACAACGTCACGATCGCGGCCCGCCGTGTCCACCGGATCCCGCGCGCCGAGGCCGAGACGACCGCGCGCCGGCTGCTCGACCGCATCGGCCTCGGGGCGTTCGCGGGGGCGTACCCGGACCGGCTCTCGGGCGGACAGCAGCAGCGCGTCGCCATCGTGCGCGCGATCGCCACCGACCCCGAGCTGCTCCTGCTCGACGAGGTCACGAGCGCCCTCGACCCGCAGCTCGTCGGCGAGGTGCTCGACCTCGTGCGCGACCTGAAGCAGGGCGGCTCGACGATCCTCATGACGACGCACGAGATGTCGTTCGCCCGCCGGGTCGCCGACCGCGTGGTGTTCCTGCACGAGGGGGCCGTCGCCGAGCAGGGGTCGCCCGACGCCGTGCTCGGGGATCCGCAGCACC